The Brachybacterium huguangmaarense genome contains a region encoding:
- a CDS encoding glycosyltransferase produces MSLPAPAPSGPEPFAVLMPLWAGDRADRFRAAAASATLEQTLRPDLLVLTVDGPLGDDLEAEVRRIEDGELGPALVLRHARHQGLAAVLQDALEQTPHEVIARADADDLCRPERFARQLPAFVEGGLDLLGSAMQEFSDEVPAGTGPTRRRPCTHKEILAYLPRHCPLNHPTVVMRRETALAAGGYRELPTEDYWLWERMILAGARCGNLPDVLVDYRVDPQLFARRGGWRMLAADLRMQRIMVADHVVGPAALVRNLIERTAYRLMPGAVRRIAYRLLVERRS; encoded by the coding sequence ATGAGCCTCCCCGCGCCCGCGCCGAGCGGCCCCGAGCCCTTCGCGGTCCTCATGCCCCTGTGGGCGGGGGACCGGGCCGACCGCTTCCGGGCCGCCGCCGCCTCCGCGACCCTCGAGCAGACCCTGCGCCCCGACCTGCTCGTGCTCACGGTCGACGGCCCGCTCGGGGACGACCTCGAGGCCGAGGTCCGGCGCATCGAGGACGGCGAGCTGGGCCCGGCGCTCGTGCTGCGCCATGCGCGCCACCAGGGGCTCGCCGCCGTGCTGCAGGACGCGCTCGAGCAGACGCCCCACGAGGTGATCGCGCGGGCCGACGCGGACGACCTGTGTCGCCCCGAGCGCTTCGCCCGCCAGCTGCCCGCGTTCGTCGAGGGCGGTCTCGACCTGCTCGGCTCGGCGATGCAGGAGTTCTCCGACGAGGTGCCCGCGGGCACCGGCCCCACGCGCCGACGCCCGTGCACCCACAAGGAGATCCTCGCCTACCTGCCGCGCCACTGCCCGCTGAACCACCCCACGGTCGTCATGCGGAGGGAGACCGCGCTCGCCGCGGGCGGCTACCGCGAGCTGCCGACCGAGGACTACTGGTTGTGGGAGCGCATGATCCTCGCCGGCGCCCGCTGCGGGAACCTGCCCGACGTGCTCGTGGACTACCGCGTCGATCCCCAGCTGTTCGCCCGCCGCGGCGGCTGGCGCATGCTCGCCGCCGACCTGCGCATGCAGCGCATCATGGTCGCGGATCACGTCGTGGGTCCCGCCGCGCTCGTCCGCAACCTGATCGAGCGCACCGCCTACCGCCTCATGCCCGGCGCCGTGCGCCGCATCGCCTACCGCCTCCTCGTCGAGCGGAGGTCCTGA
- a CDS encoding ABC transporter ATP-binding protein: MAPTGKDVPGTTPAPDLTREMVRVEHITKQFSMRHDHSLKELVFSALQRKKLADTFTALHDIDVTVHAGETVGLIGFNGSGKSTLLKTISGVLFPDRGRVLLRGRVAGLIEVGAGFHPDLSGRENVYLNGAILGMSREQIDEKFDEIVAFSEIEEFIDTDVKYYSSGMFLRLAFSVAVHTEPDIFLVDEILSVGDEPFQKKCLARIRELQHAGRTMVIVSHELEMLERLCTRILVLRKGQIIFDGDPVEAVATLRATS; encoded by the coding sequence ATGGCACCCACCGGCAAGGACGTCCCCGGCACCACCCCCGCGCCCGACCTGACGCGCGAGATGGTCCGCGTCGAGCACATCACCAAGCAGTTCTCGATGCGCCACGACCACTCCCTCAAGGAGCTCGTGTTCTCGGCGCTCCAGCGCAAGAAGCTCGCCGACACCTTTACGGCGCTGCACGACATCGACGTGACCGTGCACGCGGGCGAGACCGTCGGGCTCATCGGGTTCAACGGCTCGGGCAAGTCGACCCTGCTCAAGACCATCTCGGGCGTGCTGTTCCCCGACCGCGGGCGCGTGCTCCTGCGCGGGCGCGTGGCGGGCCTGATCGAGGTCGGGGCCGGCTTCCACCCGGACCTGTCGGGACGCGAGAACGTGTATCTCAACGGCGCGATCCTCGGCATGTCGCGCGAGCAGATCGACGAGAAGTTCGACGAGATCGTCGCCTTCAGCGAGATCGAGGAGTTCATCGACACCGACGTGAAGTACTACAGCTCGGGCATGTTCCTGCGCCTGGCCTTCTCGGTCGCCGTGCACACCGAGCCGGACATCTTCCTCGTCGACGAGATCCTCTCGGTCGGCGACGAGCCGTTCCAGAAGAAGTGCCTCGCCCGCATCCGCGAGCTCCAGCACGCCGGACGGACCATGGTGATCGTCTCCCACGAGCTCGAGATGCTCGAGCGCCTGTGCACCCGCATCCTCGTGCTGCGCAAGGGGCAGATCATCTTCGACGGCGACCCGGTCGAGGCGGTCGCGACCCTGCGCGCGACCTCCTGA
- the glf gene encoding UDP-galactopyranose mutase → MANPDLLIVGSGLFGLTIAERAAVEHDAKVTIIDRRDHIGGNAYSERDPETGIEIHKYGAHLFHTSNERVWEYVNRFTSFTGYVHKVYTNHEGVVYPMPINLGTINQFFSAAYTPDEARALVAEQAGELAGSDPENLNDKGISLIGRPLYEAFIKNYTGKQWQTDPKDLPASIISRLPVRYTYDNRYFNDTFEGLPTDGYTAWLERMADHPNIEVRLSTDYFDTHQGLNKDAVRGRLPVVYTGPIDRYFDYAHGDLKWRTIDLETEHLSTTGDFQGTSVMNYADAGIPFTRIIEPRHFHPERDYPTDRTVIQREFSRFAERDDEPYYPVNGTEDRETLLAYRELSAAEPRTIFGGRLGTYQYLDMHMAIGSALSVADNKLPDLLRA, encoded by the coding sequence GTGGCGAACCCTGACCTCCTGATCGTGGGCTCCGGCCTGTTCGGCCTCACGATCGCCGAGCGCGCGGCCGTCGAGCACGACGCCAAGGTGACCATCATCGACCGGCGCGACCACATCGGGGGCAACGCCTACTCCGAGCGCGACCCGGAGACCGGCATCGAGATCCACAAGTACGGGGCGCATCTCTTCCACACCTCCAACGAGCGCGTGTGGGAGTACGTCAACCGCTTCACGTCGTTCACCGGCTACGTGCACAAGGTGTACACGAACCACGAGGGCGTCGTGTACCCGATGCCCATCAACCTCGGCACGATCAACCAGTTCTTCTCCGCCGCCTACACGCCCGACGAGGCGCGCGCCCTCGTGGCCGAGCAGGCGGGGGAGCTCGCCGGCTCGGACCCGGAGAACCTCAACGACAAGGGCATCTCGCTCATCGGGCGCCCGCTCTACGAGGCGTTCATCAAGAACTACACGGGCAAGCAGTGGCAGACCGACCCGAAGGACCTGCCCGCCTCGATCATCTCCCGCCTACCCGTGCGCTACACGTACGACAACCGGTACTTCAACGACACCTTCGAGGGGCTCCCGACCGACGGCTACACGGCGTGGCTCGAGCGCATGGCCGACCACCCCAACATCGAGGTGCGCCTGTCGACCGACTACTTCGACACCCACCAGGGCCTCAACAAAGACGCCGTGCGCGGGCGCCTCCCCGTCGTCTACACGGGCCCCATCGACCGCTACTTCGACTACGCCCACGGCGACCTCAAGTGGCGCACGATCGACCTCGAGACCGAGCACCTGTCGACCACGGGCGACTTTCAGGGCACCTCGGTCATGAACTACGCCGACGCCGGGATCCCCTTCACGCGCATCATCGAGCCGCGCCACTTCCATCCCGAGCGCGACTACCCGACCGACCGCACCGTGATCCAGCGCGAGTTCTCCCGCTTCGCCGAGCGTGACGACGAGCCCTACTACCCGGTCAACGGCACCGAGGACCGCGAGACCCTGCTGGCCTACCGCGAGCTGTCCGCGGCCGAGCCCCGCACGATCTTCGGGGGACGCCTGGGCACGTACCAGTACCTCGACATGCACATGGCCATCGGCTCGGCGCTGTCCGTGGCCGACAACAAGCTGCCCGACCTTCTGCGAGCCTGA
- a CDS encoding ABC transporter permease: protein MDGSPSVGRLTRDERAEGWRAPGQDHGWLNPLYERFLLRLLVKKELRVRYRGSVLGMLWSYVKPAVQFVVFFIALGVFLQLNKGMPAYAVYLFSGIVVVNLFGEVFGNCTRSITGNQALVSKIYLPGELFPWSSMIVALVHFVPQLLVLVIGALLYGWVPSPTALVAFVLGMLILLLLTMGLGMLGAALNAAYRDIENFVDLITMVATWLSPVMYRITLVKDSLGDSIWWWLYALNPLTIAVELFHTAFWRYGPLVVEGAVEDPSLIPPEGPFGYWWVGLLTAAAVFAIGTVVFERSKRRFAQEL, encoded by the coding sequence GTGGACGGATCGCCGTCCGTCGGCCGCCTGACCCGGGACGAGCGCGCCGAGGGCTGGCGCGCGCCGGGACAGGACCACGGGTGGCTGAACCCCCTGTACGAGCGGTTCCTGCTGCGCCTGCTCGTCAAGAAGGAGCTGCGGGTCCGCTACCGCGGCAGCGTGCTCGGCATGCTGTGGAGCTACGTCAAGCCCGCCGTCCAGTTCGTCGTCTTCTTCATCGCCCTGGGCGTGTTCCTGCAGCTGAACAAGGGCATGCCCGCCTACGCCGTCTACCTGTTCTCGGGCATCGTCGTCGTCAACCTGTTCGGCGAGGTCTTCGGCAACTGCACGCGCTCGATCACCGGCAACCAGGCGCTCGTCTCGAAGATCTACCTGCCCGGCGAGCTGTTCCCGTGGTCGAGCATGATCGTGGCCCTCGTGCACTTCGTGCCCCAGCTGCTCGTGCTCGTCATCGGCGCCCTCCTGTACGGCTGGGTGCCCTCGCCCACGGCCCTCGTGGCCTTCGTGCTCGGCATGCTCATCCTGCTGCTGCTGACGATGGGGCTGGGCATGCTCGGGGCGGCGCTCAACGCCGCCTACCGCGACATCGAGAACTTCGTCGACCTGATCACGATGGTCGCGACCTGGCTCTCCCCGGTCATGTACCGCATCACCCTGGTCAAGGACTCCCTCGGCGACTCGATCTGGTGGTGGCTGTACGCCCTGAACCCGCTCACGATCGCCGTCGAGCTGTTCCACACCGCCTTCTGGCGCTACGGGCCGCTCGTCGTCGAGGGCGCCGTCGAGGACCCCTCCCTGATCCCGCCCGAGGGGCCCTTCGGCTACTGGTGGGTGGGCCTGCTGACCGCCGCCGCGGTCTTCGCGATCGGCACCGTCGTCTTCGAGCGGTCCAAGCGCCGCTTCGCCCAGGAGCTGTGA
- a CDS encoding glycosyltransferase has translation MTTAPATSADAAPADAEPEQRVLQRLILPLEATPDIIPLYIEQQTARSGSVDSSFGLGDADAPQTSAPSASGGQSGSQVDVSELSHRHSVKIPAHQMRSFGTYFNAFPASYWRRWTPVRSVRLSIRTSGRGQIVVYRSNARGSIQRQDFAMVSGDTESVFELPLTAFGDGGWYWFDVYAGAKTFTVAGAEWTTDAALARTRGTFSISMTTMNKVEYCLENIRTLESNPDLRSVLDVMYVIDQGSDRLGDHPGELGELEESLGAQLQIIEQGNIGGSGGFSRGMYETVQAGTSTYVVNCDDDIVIEPESLLRLVTFADYATTPTIAGAHMFDLNNRSVLHTFGEVVDPWRIQPALPHEDNSLGHDFAQHPLRSTPWLHRRADVDYNGWWMCLIPVEAVREIGLSLPVFIKWDDAEYGLRAKKAGYHTVSLPGAGVWHVSWVDKDDLVGWQAYFHERNRIITALLHSPYARGGRVVRESQYMDVKHLISMQYYTEAGRLLAQQDALRGPAPLHAEIGTKLPEIRAMAAGYDDSQAKKDAGDFPEIHVDKPPHRGRPYVEPRRTRLPAWTAKTLVTQLVRPVKERAERNPQTAIAHQDARWWRLSQYDSALVSNAEGTQVSWYKRDPQRVRDMLAAAARTHAELFRRWPELQQEYRDAAKELTSFEAWARTFRENPAPARPGRDDAGASAPADGGATTA, from the coding sequence ATGACGACCGCCCCCGCCACCTCCGCCGACGCGGCCCCTGCCGACGCCGAGCCCGAGCAGCGCGTCCTCCAGCGCCTGATCCTCCCGCTCGAGGCGACCCCCGACATCATCCCGCTGTACATCGAGCAGCAGACCGCGCGCTCGGGCTCCGTGGACTCGAGCTTCGGCCTCGGTGACGCGGATGCTCCGCAGACGAGCGCGCCCTCGGCGAGCGGCGGCCAGAGCGGGAGCCAGGTCGACGTCTCCGAGCTGTCCCACCGGCACAGCGTGAAGATCCCCGCGCACCAGATGCGCTCCTTCGGCACCTACTTCAACGCGTTCCCCGCGAGCTACTGGCGACGCTGGACGCCCGTGCGCAGCGTGCGCCTGAGCATCCGCACCTCCGGTCGTGGCCAGATCGTCGTCTACCGCTCCAACGCGCGCGGCTCGATCCAGCGCCAGGACTTCGCGATGGTCAGCGGCGACACCGAGAGCGTGTTCGAGCTGCCGCTCACGGCCTTCGGCGACGGCGGCTGGTACTGGTTCGACGTGTACGCGGGCGCCAAGACCTTCACGGTCGCGGGCGCCGAGTGGACGACCGACGCCGCGCTCGCCCGCACCCGCGGCACCTTCTCCATCTCGATGACCACCATGAACAAGGTCGAGTACTGCCTCGAGAACATCCGCACCCTCGAGTCCAACCCGGACCTGCGCTCGGTGCTCGACGTCATGTACGTGATCGACCAGGGCTCGGACCGCCTGGGCGACCACCCCGGGGAGCTCGGCGAGCTCGAGGAGTCCCTCGGCGCGCAGCTGCAGATCATCGAGCAGGGCAACATCGGCGGCTCGGGCGGCTTCTCGCGCGGCATGTACGAGACCGTCCAGGCGGGCACGTCGACCTACGTCGTCAACTGCGACGACGACATCGTGATCGAGCCTGAGTCGCTGCTCCGGCTCGTCACCTTCGCCGACTACGCGACCACCCCCACGATCGCGGGCGCGCACATGTTCGACCTGAACAACCGCAGCGTGCTGCACACGTTCGGCGAGGTCGTCGACCCGTGGCGGATCCAGCCGGCCCTCCCGCACGAGGACAACTCCCTGGGCCACGACTTCGCTCAGCACCCGCTGCGCTCGACCCCGTGGCTGCACCGCCGCGCGGACGTCGACTACAACGGCTGGTGGATGTGCCTGATCCCCGTCGAGGCCGTGCGCGAGATCGGCCTGTCGCTGCCCGTCTTCATCAAATGGGACGACGCCGAGTACGGCCTGCGGGCCAAGAAGGCCGGCTACCATACGGTGAGCCTGCCGGGCGCCGGCGTGTGGCACGTCAGCTGGGTCGACAAGGACGACCTCGTGGGCTGGCAGGCGTACTTCCACGAGCGCAACCGCATCATCACCGCGCTCCTGCACTCCCCGTACGCGCGCGGCGGCCGGGTGGTCCGCGAGTCGCAGTACATGGACGTCAAGCACCTCATCTCGATGCAGTACTACACCGAGGCCGGCCGTCTGCTGGCCCAGCAGGACGCCCTGCGCGGCCCCGCCCCGCTGCACGCCGAGATCGGCACCAAGCTGCCCGAGATCAGAGCGATGGCCGCGGGCTACGACGACTCCCAGGCCAAGAAGGACGCCGGGGACTTCCCCGAGATCCACGTCGACAAGCCGCCGCACCGCGGGCGCCCCTACGTCGAGCCGCGGCGCACCCGCCTGCCCGCGTGGACCGCCAAGACCCTCGTCACGCAGCTCGTGCGCCCCGTCAAGGAGCGCGCCGAGCGCAACCCGCAGACCGCGATCGCGCACCAGGACGCCCGCTGGTGGCGGCTGTCGCAGTACGACAGCGCCCTCGTCTCCAACGCCGAGGGCACCCAGGTCTCGTGGTACAAGCGCGATCCGCAGCGCGTGCGGGACATGCTCGCCGCCGCCGCGCGCACCCACGCGGAGCTCTTCCGGCGCTGGCCCGAGCTGCAGCAGGAGTACCGGGACGCCGCGAAGGAGCTGACGAGCTTCGAGGCGTGGGCGCGCACGTTCCGCGAGAACCCGGCCCCGGCGCGTCCGGGTCGTGACGACGCGGGCGCCTCCGCTCCCGCCGACGGCGGAGCCACGACCGCGTGA
- a CDS encoding WhiB family transcriptional regulator, whose amino-acid sequence MDTDRPDVDIRRELTLVDLTAITDVDEPEASWQERALCAQTDPEAFFPEKGGSTREAKKVCVSCEVRAECLEYALQNDERFGIWGGLSERERRKLKRRAI is encoded by the coding sequence ATGGACACCGACCGCCCGGACGTGGACATCCGCCGCGAGCTGACCCTCGTGGACCTGACGGCGATCACGGACGTCGACGAGCCCGAGGCGTCCTGGCAGGAGCGCGCCCTGTGTGCGCAGACCGACCCCGAGGCCTTCTTCCCGGAGAAGGGCGGCTCGACCCGCGAGGCCAAGAAGGTGTGCGTCTCGTGCGAGGTGCGCGCCGAGTGCCTCGAGTACGCCCTGCAGAACGACGAGCGGTTCGGGATCTGGGGCGGACTGTCCGAGCGCGAGCGCCGCAAGCTGAAGCGTCGCGCGATCTGA
- the cofE gene encoding coenzyme F420-0:L-glutamate ligase produces MNTSQQTCPAPVTLIPVTGLPELRRGDDLVALLAAALGPDSPAPAADGDVLCVSAKIVSKCRGLVVEPSRKAEAIRAATVRPVLRRRHGSVVTSVVETTSGPVLAAAGIDASNSPDGLLLLPEDPDAEARALRHGLERRLGLRLAVVLTDTASRIWRTGVTDIALGAAGLEVLQDLRGGTDAVGRPLGVTVRALADELAGAADLVKGKSTGTPVAIVRHLGDRVGRRESSARELVRTGPDDWFRRPSLESVWQALGLAGDAEPVAAMSPEPDDERIARAIAVACTPRAGDAAAPAGETGAEGPRVERAADGAMLVIAASARPEACLRAGELAERLRTALGAESIARELGGVEVRVQIPPVPDVLVPDVPAPEEEPR; encoded by the coding sequence ATGAACACCTCTCAGCAGACGTGCCCGGCGCCGGTGACGTTGATCCCGGTGACCGGGCTGCCGGAGCTCCGGCGCGGCGACGACCTGGTGGCCCTGCTCGCGGCCGCTCTCGGCCCCGACTCCCCCGCCCCGGCCGCCGACGGCGACGTGCTGTGCGTCTCGGCGAAGATCGTCTCGAAGTGCCGCGGGCTCGTCGTCGAGCCGTCGCGCAAGGCCGAGGCGATCCGGGCGGCGACCGTGCGCCCGGTGCTGCGGCGCCGCCACGGCAGCGTGGTCACGAGCGTCGTGGAGACGACGAGCGGACCGGTGCTCGCGGCCGCCGGGATCGACGCCTCCAACTCCCCCGACGGCCTGCTGCTGCTCCCCGAGGACCCCGACGCGGAGGCGCGCGCGCTCCGCCACGGCCTCGAGCGGCGGCTCGGGCTGCGCCTGGCGGTCGTGCTCACCGACACCGCCTCGCGGATCTGGCGCACCGGCGTGACGGACATCGCGCTCGGCGCCGCGGGTCTCGAGGTGCTGCAGGACCTGCGCGGCGGCACCGACGCCGTGGGGCGGCCGCTCGGCGTCACGGTCCGGGCCCTCGCCGACGAGCTCGCGGGCGCCGCCGACCTGGTCAAGGGCAAGAGCACGGGCACCCCGGTCGCGATCGTGCGCCATCTCGGCGACCGAGTGGGACGGCGGGAGTCCTCGGCGCGCGAGCTCGTGCGCACGGGACCGGACGACTGGTTCCGGCGCCCGAGCCTCGAGTCCGTGTGGCAGGCGCTCGGGCTGGCCGGGGACGCCGAGCCCGTCGCCGCGATGTCCCCCGAGCCCGACGACGAACGCATCGCCCGGGCGATCGCCGTGGCCTGCACCCCGCGCGCGGGCGACGCCGCCGCGCCGGCGGGCGAGACGGGGGCCGAGGGGCCCCGCGTCGAGCGGGCCGCCGACGGCGCCATGCTCGTGATCGCGGCCTCCGCCCGCCCCGAGGCGTGCCTGCGCGCCGGCGAGCTCGCCGAGCGGTTGCGCACCGCCCTGGGTGCCGAGTCGATCGCACGCGAGCTCGGCGGGGTCGAGGTCCGCGTGCAGATCCCCCCTGTGCCCGACGTCCTTGTGCCCGACGTCCCTGCACCCGAGGAGGAGCCCCGATGA
- a CDS encoding TIGR03089 family protein, whose product MTAARRSLPAALPAALLDALEATGPRPALVWYGEEGRTELSGHVLASWVIKSVNHLADEVALAAGDGLLLDLPAHWKRLVLALAGWSLGLEVHVAPGRDDAAAAPAAAPPSGGTVATDAPEGQAALDADEVLALEAVALSMRFPGPLPPLTRDWAQEVRASGDALGVPLGPWSGPAPDEGPASRAVLVASDGAAGGAVAAALLAVLAGGGLVVGPAARVDPAQAASEGVAAP is encoded by the coding sequence ATGACCGCCGCCCGCCGTTCACTTCCCGCCGCCCTGCCCGCCGCGCTCCTGGACGCCCTCGAGGCGACGGGCCCGCGGCCCGCCCTGGTCTGGTACGGCGAGGAGGGCCGCACGGAGCTGTCCGGGCACGTGCTCGCCTCGTGGGTCATCAAGTCCGTGAACCATCTGGCCGACGAGGTCGCCCTCGCGGCCGGGGACGGCCTGCTGCTCGATCTGCCGGCGCACTGGAAGCGGCTCGTGCTCGCCCTCGCCGGGTGGTCGCTCGGCCTCGAGGTCCACGTCGCGCCGGGTCGCGACGACGCCGCGGCCGCTCCGGCCGCCGCGCCGCCCTCGGGCGGCACGGTCGCGACCGACGCCCCCGAGGGCCAGGCGGCGCTCGACGCCGACGAGGTGCTCGCGCTCGAGGCCGTCGCCCTGTCGATGCGCTTCCCGGGGCCGCTGCCGCCGCTCACGCGGGACTGGGCGCAGGAGGTGCGGGCGAGCGGGGACGCGCTCGGCGTGCCGCTCGGGCCGTGGAGCGGCCCGGCACCGGACGAGGGGCCGGCGTCGCGCGCGGTGCTCGTGGCCTCCGACGGGGCCGCGGGAGGCGCCGTGGCGGCCGCGCTGCTCGCCGTGCTCGCCGGCGGCGGCCTCGTGGTGGGGCCGGCCGCCCGCGTGGACCCGGCGCAGGCCGCGAGCGAGGGCGTCGCGGCGCCGTGA